The Elaeis guineensis isolate ETL-2024a chromosome 11, EG11, whole genome shotgun sequence genomic interval gtttcatttttttttttggctgttgGCCACTCGTCGGCGTCCATGGACTTATTGTTGTGGGTCGTGAGGATGTCGGCTGCTCGACCTTGGGCTCGGGTTTAAGGAAAAGCGATGTCGGCGGCCGAAAAATGGGAGAAATCTCTCAGCCAAAATAGGAGATTCTCTTCTTTGTGGTTTTTCAGTGAGAGCGGTGGTCGGCGATGGTGCCAACTACTACGGtaagaagggaaagagagagagaaggaaggatcGGGGCCTTACCTTGGCTCTGGCATCTCTGACTCCAATTTCCGACGGACTAAGTGGCCCCGATCCTTCCTCTTTGGGATCCTCCTTGTCACCGGCTGCGCCGCTCGCTTCAAGCCCGGGTCAGGATAGGATGCCAGTGTGGTGGGCTTGGGTTTGATTAGGTCGAGAAGGAGGGAAGGGGATGAGGAGAAGGAGAGGGACTCGGTGGTGGAGAGGGAGATCTGGAGGGCCTTGGTGAGGGCTTTGATTTCTCTTGCAAAGACATTGGAGATCCACGAGTCGGAAAAGAGAGGGCTGTAGGAGGTGGAGGCACGAGGGGGCCGACGAGGTTGGGGCAAGGAGAGGGGGTGGTGTGGGGGTGCTGGGCTTTGCTACTGCAGAGAAGGACGGCGATGCGGCCACGGAAGGAAAAGAGGATcgtgagggagagagagagaatttttttttatttttttatttcagatcagCATCGGTGATCATCACGTGAGCATCGATAATTGTcgcataaaatttttgatgtaaaaaaaatatcaaaaatgatAGAAgggtaatattaaaataatttaaaaaatttaaaaattaaaacttaGGTTTTTGTAGTCCGAGGATTATTTAAAAACATCAGATATAGTTCGGAGGCTTCTGACATAATTTACGGCAAAAGAACCCTTTATATTTTATCCAAAGTAGAGAACGAAGAACCCAATGCTCCGGCATCTAATCTAACGTAAGATAATCTAATAAAGTCGGGGAGCTACCCGGACGGCGGAAGCCGTCGCTCCCATGGCCGCCGCCGGCGCCGCCACCATAACGACGGTGTCGCCGCGCCGCCCCTCCCTCCTCCACCGTCTTATCGCACTGGACACGGCCTTATCTCTCCGCATCTACTCGCTCTGCCGCCCCGTCCCCCGCTCCTTTCTCAAAGCCCTCGAGATCTCCGGCGATGGCCGCTTCTGGTTTCCCATCCCCTTCGCCCTCCTCCCCTTTTCCTCCTCCGCCTCCTCCATCGCTTTTTCTCTCCTCCTCGCCCTCCTCCTTGGCTCCCTTCTCGACCTCCTCCTCGTCGGCCTCGTCAAGCACCTCGTGCGCCGCCCTCGCCCCGTCTACAACAAGGGCATGAGCCTGGCCTTCTCCGTCGACCACTGGTCCTTCCCCAGCGGCCACGCCTCCCGCGTTTTCTTCATCGCCTCGTTCCTCCGCCTCTCCGATGCCTCCCTCCGCCGCCTCCTTGCCGGCTGCGGCTGTATCGGCGCCTACTACGGCGGCGACCCGGCTGAGCTCCTGGTGCGCCTCGTCTTGGTCTGGTCTGCCGCCACCTCTGCATCTCGGGTCCTCCTCGGTAGGCATTTCGTTCTCGATGTCGTCGCCGGCTCTTGCTTGGGTGTCTTGGAAGCTTTCATTGTGTTCTATTTCTTCAACTTTTACAggttttaatattttttgcttGGGGGATGGTTTGTTCTAATCTGCCAACTTTTACAGGTTTCAATATTGTTTGCTTGGGGGATGGTTTGTTCTAATCTGCTTTCTTTGACTAAATGGGATCTTACTTTTACTCAATTAAGCGATTTCCTCTTTTCTTTAATGTTTATAGGCTTTTTGTTATTTGGCCAGAATGGCATTAAAGAATTTAAGATCATTATCGAATATGTTAGTGATCCAATGCCTAATTTTGGCTCTCAGGTTTTAATTATAGATATCTCCAGGAAGGATATAGAAACATTTTTGGATGTTAAAACTTATAATTTTGTTTCATTCATGCGATTGAATCTAATTGTTCCAGTAGAGTTTCCAAGTTCCTAGTTTAATAGGGGGTAATTGATGGATTGCGGACATATCAACGAAAAGCTTTTTACTTTTCAATCAAATAAAatcatttttctaaatttcttttaACACAGCTGTAATGCATATCATAATTTGCCTTTAATATAATTTGATGGGTGGCATATGTGCACCCTTCTCTATCGTTGTTCtcctttcttttcaatttttttaaaaaaaggatgCGTATTCACATAGTTTCTCTAGATGTCTCCTTGTATCGATTTTTGTCCTTAACGATTTCGTTGACAAACCCTATGGGAGAGTAGTTTGCGATCAATAGTAGCTCATGGCTCCATTTTCGGACCGGTTGCTGTCAGACTATTGCAACACTAGTAGCAAAATTTTTGGAGGCAAAAGATACTAGGATTTAGGTATGCTCTTAAACACTTATTTTTCATTACTGCCTGCATTTCTGTTTAATGCTTCAGCACTCTTGGTTTCAGTCCCCTTCATCTGTTTGTCAAAGTTATGCTTTGGATGTGATGTTAACCTGTCAGAAGAAAACTTTGGTCTATGATTATGATATCCGATAACCAAGAGCAGGTGAAGTTGGTTCAACTGGTCAACCAGCAGCAGGTGTTTATGTCGATTAGAGACACCATCTAAAGTGACTTGCAACAATTCAAATAAACTTATAATGAATATTTGAGTGGTTTtatataggtacaatacctttaaagGTCTATTGTTCCCAGGAGGAAAAGTAATGAAGGGAGAAAGAAGGGACACAAAAGTGAAGGAAGATTTTAAAACCTAAGGGTTATAGCGAGCAGTTGCATTGTGGCTAGAAGCTTGAGAAGGGGCAGCATTGCTAAACATGAAAAGAATTATTGTAGCTCAGGGCATAATGTTGCAAGAAAGGGCCATCGTCTGAAAGGTAATCTACAGCTGTACAATATCCTTTGTTTTTCCTTTGTGGATAATCTATAAGATGGCGACTTAGCAATACACTTGCTAGAGCATTAAAATTAAGAGGTGATATAGAATGGAGATGTAAAAGAGAGCATGGGCCTCTCGGAATGCCATAGGATAAGTCCATTTTCTATGAAGAAATGCTAGAACATTAGAATCAAATTACTTCAAACTTAATCCTGGTTAGTGACTTAACTACCAAATTTCTAGATAAAAGATATAAGAACGGTAAGTGCAGGGATGGATTGACAACCAAACACTCCTCCGAAGTAAAAGAAAATATCGAGTGACAATGAGGAAAATCCTCCTTCGATATTTTAAACCAAGTTTGGgagaattatattttaatatgaatgttCCTTGGTAAAAAGCTTGAACTTCTGGAATTTTAGAAAATGAATTCTAGGCAGTAAAAAGTATGGATTAGTAGAGAGAgggaaattattattatttatctgtcagatatatatatatatataatatatatatatatatatatatatatatatatatatatatatatatatatataaagatctAATATATTATGGGCATCTagtgttcaaattttttttgggggCTGAACACTAGATGCTAGATGCCATCAATTTAGAGATTTTAGAGAAACTTTCTTGCTTGGTAGAGGTCAATCCTGTCATTTCAAGGGAAGATCTAGACTTCCTTGACTATCCTTTGGATCCCCTACTGATCTATTGGCATAATTATAACCATAATTATCAAGCCTTGTCCTAGCTATTTGGAGTAAGCTTTATGAATTCTCATTCACCAAGTATTCCTATTTAAGGTTGCCTTTGATGTTAGGGATTTTGACAAGATGATCCCTTGTTTTGCCTTAATTTTCAATGTAATGGACTGATAAGCCCAAAACTAACTTATAAAGCTGTAACTACAGCTTCATAAATACCAGTTATActgttaaaaataattttaatgaaTATGGTGCTTTTCCTCATCGTACCGTAGATTCCCTCCTATTGCTGCACCCCTTTGATGAATCATATGGTAAAATATTAAGAACTAGAGCTTGAGTGAAAGACTTGTGCAAGAGTATATTGTTTTCAAACCTACATGAAAAAAGGTTGAAATTTCAAGGAGCACCAATCTATCCCAGGCCTTCAAGATGGATGGAAGGGAGGATCAGAGGTGGTGGTACTTATTCCTGTAAGATGTCCTGATTGGATGGGTTGGGGTTGAGGGCTGATGAGAGAGAGGTAAGATATGGGAAGAGCTGGGAAAAGTTTCAGATTTTGGATAACTATTTAGGAGGAAGACAAGTTCATTAGGGTGCATTAACTACAAGGATATGATAGTCATGTTGGAAGAAAAACAATGGGTTTAAATTAACTGAAATGTTAAATTAAACAATAGGCATTAATTTGTCCTGTTCAATAAATAATAGGAGTTTGTCATCTTTATTTACAAAAAGAGGACCATCTTGGATTTGGGCTTACAAATAGGGACTAATTTAAAATCGCTTCATGTTATTTCAAGCATTTCTATGTCCTCTTTTATAGCTTTCATTCATGTTACTGTGGGTCTTCCTCTTCTGCTCCCACATCCTTCAACAAAGAATAAAGTACCCTTCTTTTCTGGAAACCCCTCAGATACTCATTGTACATCCCTACATCATCTACATCATAAGCTATTAGCCCAAAAGAGAAAAATTATACTGTTCTCTACTACTGTTGACAGGGAAAGAAAATGGAAAGGATCTGGTGAGAACCAAAACATAGAGATAACAAACTGAGATGATTTTTCTGTTTGAGAATGCAGATCTCATTTCCCAAGATATTCATTTGCCTCATGCCTGACCATGATAACTGCTCACTGATATTGAAGATTGCACCTATTTGAAAGGATGTTTGCCTCAGGTGTTATGGCTAACTGTGATGCCATAACAAGAGACAATTCCGCATgtttattatttgatttaattcTGTAATTACAGAAAACATGGAATGCACAATGTGATGCCGTGATATAAGATTGGAGGATCCTTGGATCTATCTGCTTGTATCCTTGAGCCCTAAGGCTCAATAACTAGTACAACTGATCTTTGAATATGAATACTACTGCAAAATATAGCGATAAGATGATCAAACTGTATTTTGGATGCAATCAGTCTGGGAAAGTCTTAACTGTGAGGAATTTTTAAAGAACAAAAGCTTAAGTGAGAATGAGATAAAGCTAGACTTGCAGATCTTTAGAAGTAAAATCTTGTTCAAAATGTAATGAACATTGTAATGTAAAAAAGTACTGATGATAAGCTTGATACACTTTATTGATGTAGTTAGACGGGACATATACCTTAAGAGGAAGAAACATTTGAAAAGCAAGTTGAGaaaataataagattaattaaaaaCTAGCTCAGATGAGACTAAGCTAGAAAAAGGGCTTTATCATTATGAATATGAATTCTAAATGTTTTACCACCATGTTGGAACGGCAGTT includes:
- the LOC105054022 gene encoding probable lipid phosphate phosphatase beta, which translates into the protein MAAAGAATITTVSPRRPSLLHRLIALDTALSLRIYSLCRPVPRSFLKALEISGDGRFWFPIPFALLPFSSSASSIAFSLLLALLLGSLLDLLLVGLVKHLVRRPRPVYNKGMSLAFSVDHWSFPSGHASRVFFIASFLRLSDASLRRLLAGCGCIGAYYGGDPAELLVRLVLVWSAATSASRVLLGRHFVLDVVAGSCLGVLEAFIVFYFFNFYRF